The genome window TCTAATTTTTACCTTTCGGGATCAATGGTTTTGGTTGTGGAGAAAGCAGAAGTAAATCATCCTCTAGACATAATTTTAGAGGCCGATCTCAAACAAAGCAGAATTATTGCCTTCAAAATTGTTCTTTTCTTCCGCTTTCTGCCTGCTTAGCTCTTGCTTCTATCAAATGCGGGTATCTAGTTTAACCTCTAATTTTCAAGTTGTCAAATATTAAGAATTGTTCCGATGTTTGCCTGTAGGAGATTCCCCCTTTTCGCTGTGAAGGGTACTATTTCGCGAAGCTCGCATTCGAGAGCCGTATCGGTTAGCCCAAACTTGGGTAAACTCGGCGCCCAAGAAGAGAATTTGAGCGGAATAATTAATCCAAAGCAGGATAATCACGAACGATCCCGCAGCACCGTAGGTAGAGGCAATACCGCTACCTCCTAGGTAAACTCCTATTAGGGATTTGCCGATCGTAAACAGGACTGAGGTGATGGCAGCGCCGATCCACACATCATTCCAAGCAAGATCGACATCGGGCAAAAGTTTGTAAATCAAGGCAAACAGTAACGTAACTACACCAAAGGAGATAGCAAAGTCCACAATCTGCCAAATGTTGACGGGTAAGTGTAGCAAACCGTTCAACCAAAAGCTGACGGCTGCTAAAACAGCGCTAATTACTAAAGATACTAACAGTAGAAAGCCGATGCCTAAAATCATCGCAAAAGACAATACGCGGTCTTGCAAAAATCCCCAGATACCCCGTCCCGGAGGAGGCGAAACATTCCAAATAGTATTGAGAGCTTCTTTGAGATTAGTAAACACGTTGGAAGCGCCCCACAAAAGTGTAGCGATGCCGACTAAAGTAGCAATCATTCCCGACTTGGGTTCTGAGGCTTTGAGAATCAGTTCTTGGACAGTTTGGGCGCCATCTTTGCCGATTAGACTTTGGAGTTGGCCGACGATTTGACCTTGGGCTGCGTCTGCACCAAAGACTAAACCGACGATCGCAATTACGATAATTAGCAGCGGGGCGAGGGAGAAAACTGTGTAATAGGCTAGGGCAGCGGCTAGGGTTGGCGCTTTATCTTCTTGCCATTCAGCAAAAGTTTGTTTGAGCAGCGATATGACTGTTTTTAAGTTCACGACCTTGGGTTTCCTGATACTTATGCTTTACCAAGGGATTGTAAGAGTTTAGGAGTTCTTCAGCCTCAGCCACAAGATAGATTTATCGATTAGCCAACTCAGAAAATTACTTTTATGTCAAATTCCAACACAACTGTTAACAGCACCGATGTCAAAGCGCCCAAAAAAGTAATTACTTGGGCAAAACTGAGCGCATTAGTAGCGGTGGTCAATTTCTTGCTGGTGCTTTTCCATTTTAGTTACCTTCAGTTGCGCCCTGTTTATCAGAGTTATTTGCCCGGTATAGTGAAACTTTACGACCCGATTAAAGGCATTAATTCGAGTTTGCCCAATTCGGCATATTTGCCAAAGGCTGACCAGTTTTGGCGAATTGATGCGTGGTTGATCGGTTTTTTCTGGGCGGAATTTGCGATTAAAAGTCTGTTCCACACCCGCCGCAAACCGGGAGTAAGTTGGTCGAATTTTGTGCTGAGGCGCTGGTACGAAGTGTTTCTGCTGGTGCCGATTTGGCAGGGGTGGCGGATTCTGCCGGTGTTGGTGCGCCTCCACAAGTCTGGTTTGGTGAATCTCGATCGCGCCGTTGCTCAAATTACCTACGAACCAGTGGCTTATTTAGCCGATACAATGTCCGAATACATGATGGTGCGGTTTATCAATCAAGCTCAAAGTTCGATCGAACAAGGCGACGCAGCGCGGGTACTGCTGGAACCGCAGCAGCCGTACCTTCACGTCAATCAGGAAAATACGATCGAACAAATAACCAACCGGATTTTGGATCTGACAATTTACAAAGTTTTGCCGCAAGTGCAACCGGGTTTAGAAGAATTGCTGCACCACAATCTGGAAACAACCATCAAACAGTCGGATTTTTATCAACTCCTGCAAACTTTCTCGCCGATTAATATTTTGCCTAAGGAAATGACCGAACAGCTAGCAAATTATCTGGCTCAAACTGCGGTTGATGTGGTAGCGACTACTTACGAAGATGATAAAGGGCGCAAAATTATCGATAATTTCAGCCAAGAATTCAATCAAAGTTTGCGGCGGGAATTGCAAGATGAGAAAACTCTCGCGGAATTGCAGTCTCTGCTGTCGGATTTGTTGGAAGAAGTGAAGTTGAATTACATTCAAGGCGGGTTGAAGTCAGATCCGGAGGAGACTTTGACGGAAATTAACTCGTTGCGGGAGGTAAGGGAGAGTTGATACAGCAATTAGTTTGGGGTTTGTTAATTGGATTCTTTTAACGAACCGCGCCCGAAGGAGAACAGGCGAGACGCCTGTTCCACAAAGTAAGAGCCGTAGGGTGCGTCGCCCTTGAGAATTCTTTGCATCAAAATCGACAATTTTATAGCGACGCACCTATGCTAACCGTGTTAAGTCGCGAAGGAGCCGTAGGGTGCGTCGCCCTTGAGAATTCTTTGCATCAAAATCGACAATCTTATAGCGACGCACCGATGCTAACAGTGTTAAGTCGCGAAGGAGCCGTAGGGTGCGTCGCCCTTGAGAATTCTTGGCATCAAAATCGACAATCTTATAGCGACGCACCGATGCTAACCGTGTTAAGTCGCGAAGGAGTCGTAGGGTGCGTCGCCCTTGAGAATTCTTTGCATCAAAATCGACAATCTTATAGCGACGCACCGATGCTAACCGTGTTAAGTAAACAAACCCCAAAATGAGGTGGATGCAAATTGTTGTATCTGGTGATTGGGATTTTTTAACGAACCGCAAAGGCGCAAAGAGCGCGAAGGAAGAGAAGAGAAGGAAGAGTAAGATTTCACAACATCTAGGGGTAAGTAAGCTGCGTATTGCTTATCCTACGAATACGGGTAGTGCGGATATCCGATGTCAATCTTTCTGAATGGCTAAGCTAAAATAAGAGTGTTAGCGGAAAACATCTATCATATTATTTATCTATTTTGAACAACCTTACTTGTCTGGAAATAGAAGTCGCCGAAACATTGCTGAGGTTAGCAATGTTGCTGGGCTTAACACTTTTAATCGCGTTTTTTGTGGCGTCAGAACTAGCATTAGTATCGGCAGATCGCCATCAAATCCGGCAACTCGCTCAGTTGCCCGATCGCCCAAACGCCAAAACCGCCCAACTCGTCCACCAAGCGCAGAACAACATACCGCATTACCTGTCGGTGACTCAAACAGGCACTACAGCGGGGAGTTTGCTGTTGGGATGGTTGGGGGAGGGAGCGACTGTACACTGGATCGAGCCTTGGATCGACAAATTGCCGATCGGTCATTTTCCGGCAATGCTGACGGCGCACTCGATCGCAGTTCCCGTAGCTTTCATCTTCGTTACATACATCGAGATAGTATTAGGAGAACTCATCCCCAAAGTATTAGCAACCCACGCTCCAGAGCGCACGGCTTTGTTACTGATGCCCGCCCTGGAAATCTGCTCAAAAATACTGTGGCCGCTGCTAGCAGTTCTCAACGGTACTGTGCGGCTGCTGACAGGTTCGATTACCAGCAAACCGTCAGAGCCGCTGCTACCAGCTTCCGAAGCAACTCTGATTGAAAAAGACGCTCACTCAGCCCTAATTTCCGGCGTCTGGGAAGTAACAGCAGTTAACGAAAAACTCGGGATCAATCTCCCCACGAACCAAGCTTACCAAACAATCGCCGGATTCGCGATCCACACTTTTGGTAAAATGCCCGCTCAGGGCGATCGACTATTGTGGGGCGAATTAGAAATAGAAGCAGCAGAGGTAGTAGAAGGCAGCTTAGAAACAGTCCTGCTGCGCCAAGTAACACGCCCTTTGTTTGAGCCGAAACATCCAGAACTCGTCTTGAATTGATAGCAAATCCGGGTTTAAATTTGATTGTATATCCAACCATGATAATGGCATTGCAATAACCGACTACAACTCTTTCCTGCGGATAAACGACTGCTGCGGTGCAAACAGCGAGTCCGTAATGTTGCAGCTTGTCCATCTTCTGTGCGAAACATTGCCAGCCACTCTCCGTCAAGCGATCGGGCTAAAACAGTGTTAGGTTGTAATTAGTCGCTCTGTGCGACAACCTACCAGAAATCTGCAAATTGCATAATAAAGCATAGTTTATGAGGTGGATATGCTGAAAACGCTTTGGGCTACTGTTCGACAAGGGAAAATTGAACTGCTGGAGTTATCAGAGTTACCCGAAGGGGCAAAAGTATTAGTAACACTCTTACCTGATGAAGAAACTGAGTTTTGGCTTCAAGCCAGTCAAACATCATTAGATACAGTTTGGGATAATACTGAGGATGATGTCTATGCCCAGCTACTCTAAAAATGACATAATTTTGGTTAGATATCCCTTTTCAGACTTGTCTAGTTCTAAGGTGAGACCAGCAATTGTTGTGAGTGCGCCGCACGTATCTCAAGACATCATGATTGTGCCATTGACAAGCAAAACTGCATCCTTACTTGAGGGTGAGTTCGTACTTGCTGAATGGTCAACAGCAGGGTTAAATGTGGCTACAGCAGTCAAGCGAGGTTTGTATACAGTGCATGAAAGCTTGGTTCTAACGACAATTGGCAAATTAGCGGATTCTGATGCTGAGCGACTGGAGCAATCTCTTCGAGGTTGGTTAGGGTTGTAGTGCACCCATACAGTATAATATTTCCTGTTTGTCGGGTTTCGCATAAGGAGGGCGATCGGGCAATGCCACAGCTTGTACGTCTTCTCCCCGAAAAACTGCCAGCCACTCTCTAAGAGTGATTGGGCTAAAACAGTGTTAGGTTGTAATTGGTCGCCCAGTGCGACAATGTACCAGAAATATGCAAATTGCATAGACTATACTTTGTGAGGTGGATATTCGGAAAACGCTTTGGGGTAATGTTCGACAAGGGAAAATTGAACTGCTAGAGTCATCATAGTAGTTAAGAAATATTAAAAAGTGATTTAGTAATGCAGAAAAAGTGGGATTATTGATTAATACAAGAAATTTGTCGTAGAGCGTATTGAAATATAAGAGCTAGGGCTCAAAGCTAAAAAAGGAAAGTATTACGATTAAAAGCAACGATTATTCATCTGAGTTTGAGATAAAATCCAAAGAGAGTTATCAGATGCAAAAAAGTGTAGATGAAAATAACATTAACCCAGGAGAACAGCTAAGGGAATTTATCAAACAAATTTTCCCTGCTGATGTCAAAAATGACTCCTTTATTTCAAGAATAGATTATATTCTACAAGCTGATGGAGAATTGAGAGATTTAGTTTACAATAGCACCATCAACTATGTATTGCGACGACTGATAGTAACCGCTGATTATTTTCAAAGGAAGTGTAAAAAAGAGGATAAAGGAAATGAAAAATTCATAACTGATTTGAGAGCTTTCCTGAAAGATGATATGCGCTTTCCTGAAAAGCATATTGGAAAAATTATTGCCTTAATTCGTGAGTGTTTGGATAAGAGAAATGCAGACGTAGCAGACAGCACTAAACATAACATAAGAAAGAGAGCCAGAAATAATAATAAGGCTTGCTATATCTGTGGCGGCGAACTGGAGTTTGATATAGGAGATTCATACAACTCAGTTCAAGTGGAGCATAAATGGCCGAAAGCAATGGGCGGTTCAAGTCATAATTTCAATCTTGAAGTCGCTTGCCCAAAATGTAATTGTAAAAAGTCAGATCATATAGATGCTAGCGATTTTCATTATGAAAAGATATGTCTCGTAAGTGATGAAAACGATAAACACTTTTCGACGGAGATGAACAGGGAATATGAATTGGCTTTATGGGCTAAAAGAGAATTTAAGTGTTCTATTTGTGAAAAATCAGCAGCCGATGCGGGAAAGTTAAAATTTGGACGCAAAAATCCCAATGATAGTTGGCATTTCTTAAATATAGAGATTTTTTGCGAAAAACATCACAAAATAAGGGGATAGTTATGACTGAACACAGGTGTTATTTTGGCAGTTTAATATCACAGCGCACAGATGAAAAGGTAACTCGTTTTTTTGTTTTTAATGCACGCGCAAAAGATTTGAAAGAGTGGTTGGGGATTCGACGAATAAAAGATGTCAAAAAAGGAGCGCAGCGTGTACTAAGAAAAGCTAGAGCTAGTGCAGTTACGAAATTCATAGAGGCTAGTTCAATCAATACAATTCCTAATAGTATACTTATAGCTTTTGATCCCGAAAAAGCAAAGTTTACCTCTTTAAGTACAAAAATTAGCGAAGGTATTATTCAAACAAAGAGTTCCTTAGAAAACCCTGTAGACATATTCAATGCCTGTTATAATCAACTCGATTGGGGAATTATTGAGTTTTCATTTGAACACAATGAACCGGAAGATACTAAACCAGCACTTATTGTAGACGGACAGCACCGTCTTTATGGTATGTCTGAATTTGATAAAGAGGATTTACCAATAACTGTTGTTAGCTTAATAGATGCTAATCGTCAAGAACAAGCTTTCCAGTTTATTGTAGTAAATAATAAAGCAGTACGAGTTTCAGCCGAAAATGTCAAATCTATTGTTGCAGATTTTAATGAAGATGAACTTGAGAAACGACTTGTACTAGCGCGTGTTAAATATGGTGATAAGCCACTGATACTTAGGTCTCTCAATGATTCTCCATCAAGCCCATTTCAAAATTTATTAGATTGGTCTTATAACAGAGAGATTACAGAAGAAACTCATCTAGTGCCAATTACTGCCATAGAACAAACAATGCGATATATTCGTAAGTCTTTTACAGTGCTTGAAAATGATGAAGATTCCTTAATCGAGTTTTTCTGTGCAACCTGGAGAGCGGTGAAAGGAAATTACCCAGAGCTTTTTGGAAAAAATAATCAATTTATGAGGAAGGCAAATATTAGTGCTTTCAATGAGTATATCACTGACCGATTAGTATATTTTTGGGAGATGGATTTACTAGATGTATTTGAAAGTGATGAAATTGAAGAAAAAGTGTTAGATATCATTAAACGTTTACCTAAAGAATTCTGGCTAAAAAATTGGAAGCTTAGAATTCAAGACACTCCAAATTTTAGAGACATCATAAAAAATGATTTAAAGACTATAATTACTAATTCAAAATTAGGCAAGGATTGGATGAATGGTTTAGAGTTGATTGAAACAGAGGAATAGAGAATGTCCATATATTTGAAGCATTTCTTTTGCCCTTAAAAATCAAGTTCCAATTGTCTAACTAATCGATCACGCTAGACAGACCTGGGTGAGCTGCGGCCCACCCTAGGTTATATGCATTTACTTCACAGCAAGCTCGATCGCACCCCCAACAAACCGCTCGTAATCCTCCAAAAACCAAGGCGGCAAACAACTATTCGCATCCTGAACTTGCAACTGTCCAGCGCGACAAAACAGCATCGCCGCCAGCAAATTATTCACAGCTTTAGGCGTTCCAAACCCTTTACTCAACTCAGCAACCAACGAGTTAAAAAACCCGCGTTCATTCTGGGCCAGCGGCTCATTAATCAACCCGCAGCCCAGCACTGCCTTGTAACCCTTGCCGAAATCGCTCCGGTACAAAAGTTCAAGTTGTTCGTCGGAAACACTCAGCCACAAATTGGCGAGTTGCGTCCGAATTTGCCGCAAATCTGCGATCGCAAATTCAGCCGTCGGGTCGATTTCATAAAGATTGACAGCAGCAGTTAATTGATTCATAAACTGCGGTAGAACATCTTGGTTGACAATAGTTTGTTCCGCTACCGCAAACGCAGTTTCAAACACATTTTCGTAATCCTCAATCAACCACTGCGGCAACCGGGTGCGAGCCTCGGGTACCCGCATTTTTCCCGGCACAAAATACAGCATTGCACCCAGCAAAGCATTGATAGCTTGAGGCTGCACCAACCCTTTGCTAATTTCGGTTAATTGCTGCAAAAAGTTTTGTTCGGCTTCAGTCATTGATTCTGCTTGGAAGCGGCAGCTAAGCAGTGCTTGATATCCTTTGCGAAGTTCTCCTAGGTAAATATCTGGCAATTGTTCGCAAGGAACGCTTAGCCAAAAATCAGCCATTTGTTTTCTGATTTGGCGGAGTTCCAAAACTACCGATTCGTCAGAGGGATCGATGCGGTAAAGATTGACGCATCCTAATAGTTGATTGGCAAATTGGGGGGATTGAATGTATTGAGCTAGCAAGTCAGAACTTGACTCGGAATTGACGGCGGATTTTGTTTCAAAAACTTGTTCGTAATCGCCGATTAACCAGTGCGGCAAGCGGTTGCGAGGGTCGGGAATTCGCATGGTGCCCGGCGGGAAATACAGCATCGCCGCGAGCAAGGCGCTGACAGCTTTCGGGTGCACCAATCCTTTGCTAATCTGCGTTAATTGCTGCAAAAATATTTGTTCGTCTTCCATCATCGCTTGACGTTGAAAGCCGCTTTTCAGGATGATTTGATAGTTTTTTCCTGAAGGACTTTGATAGGTGGCTTCTAGATTTTCGGTGGGAACATTCAGCCAAAAATCCGCGATTTGTTTGCGGATTTGCCGCAGTTGAGATATTGCTGAGACGTTGGATGAATTTCTCTGGTAAAGCTGGACGGCGTTGGAGAGGATCTCGATCGCATCCGGCTGCCGGGGAATGCTATCCTGCAAGCTGCGGGAGGCTTCTAGGTGGCTGGTTTGCCAGTGGGTAAAGAGTTCTTGGAAGAGTTTCGCGATCGCCCCTCCATATGCAACACTATCAAAACAGGCCGGATTGCCCTGCATTTTCTCGACAATTTCCTGCCGTTTTTGCTGGCGCAGTTGCGGGTTTGTGCCGAGACTCACGGCTAGCTGAATGTAGGATGCTTCGTCACGGGCGATTAAATCGGGCATTTGCAATTCCCGCAGCATCGCCGCACCTTGACGGAAGCGCAAAGCATTTCCCTCCACAACCACCACCGGCAATCCTACTTGCAAAGGATCGATTAACGATGTCGCCCCAGCGTAAGGATAGGAATCGAGATAAACATCTGCTAGCTGCAAAAACTCTTTAACATCCGCGCGGCTTGGCAGTTGTTTTACGAATCGCAAACGATTGTTATTCACCCCGTATTTAGCACAAATAGCATTGAGATTGTTAACAAAAGGTGTTGCTGGATAAGTCCGAGTCCAAGCCGGGCCGAAGGGATACAAAATCAAGATTGAATCGGGAACAGCCGCGAGAATCTTTACCCAAGTCTCTCTCAACTCCGGCAGAATTTTGTAGAAGTTAGCGCCGGAGACAAACACTGTTGTGCTGTCAGAAATTCCGAGACTTTGGCGCGTGGGTTTGACTGTAGCTACTTCCGATTCTGTGGCATATTTGAAACAAAAACCGCTGCCTTCTAGCACAGCCAACTGTTCGCGATATTGTGATTGATAGCTAGCATCCGGTACAGTATATTTGCCTGCGATGTAGTAATCCATGTGCCGGAGTCCGGTGGTTGTCGGAGAACAGAAAGATGTAGTTTGTACCCTTGCTAAACGGTGCATTGCGAGCGAACCAACGTGTTTGTTAATAGCAGTTAAATTCGTACCGAAAAACAGAATATCTAAGTCGTCGGCGCGGATGGTTTGGACTTGCGATGCAAACTCTTGCGGGAGTGTCACCAGTTTGTCGGCGCGGCTTTGACAGTATTGTTCTAATTGGTGGCCGCTGGTGTTGAGCGCGTACAGGTAAATCTCGAACTGGTTGCGGTCTAAATGCTCGAAAACCGGGATAGTAGCGAAGGTTTCGGTTTGCGGCGCGAAATGGTCGCTGATGATGCCCAGGCGGATTTTTGTGCGCGCGGGCGATCGCGCCGGGAAGATACAATCAATAGCAGATCCGCGAGTTTTTAAAGCAAACTCAATAATATCCGCCCGTTTGGTGTAAAGCTCGCGCAGGTTTGCGGTGGTAAAGTACAGCGGGATAAAGTTAGCGATTTGGGCGAACAACACAGCAATATTCTGCCAAAGTGGCGAATCGGCATTTTTGAACAAATTCTTATGTATGTAATCAATCCATCCCGCGATAAATTGATAGTAACTGTCTGCTTCTCCCCGACTTTGAAATAGGTTCGGACAGGTAAACATGAACTTCAGATATTCATTAGCGAACCAGTTAGGAATCGTAGCGCGCTCGTATTTGAGCGGCAGTTTGTCGGCGCGACAGTACAGCATTGCCGCTAGCAGGTAATTAATAGCTTTGGGGTTGTTAAATCCCTGCGCTACATTGGCGACTAATTCCCTCGCAAAAGTCTCTTCTGTATCAGTTAGCGGTTCGTCTCTAATATCGCTGGCGAGAATTCCCTGGTGCTGTTTGCCGATATCACCCACAAAGGCGCTGGCTACTTGTTCGACTGGTAAATTGAGCCAGATGGCTGCAATTTGTTGGCGAGCTTGGCGGACATTTGCGAGGGCGGATAAATCGGCGGAGTTTTTCTGGTATTGCTCGATAATGGTTGACACTAAAATTGGAGCTTCCGGCGCTTTTACCGCGATTTGCTGTTGATTTCCGGCAGCTTGCATCAGTGCAGAACTCACTGTTTTTGCCATTGACGACCAACTGAATTTGCGGCATTGTCCGAGTCCGGCAGCAATCAACGAGTTGCGAATATCTGGTTTCTGCACGTCAAACAGTGCATTTCCCAGCGCATTGACATCATTTTCGCTGACATAAAATGCTGCTTCTCCCGCTACTTCGGGAATCGAGCTGTTGGGAGATGTAATCACCGGACAACCGCAAGCCATTGCTTCCAAGATTGGCAGCCCGAAGCCTTCATATTTCGAGGGAAATACGAGGGCGATTGCACCCGAGTAAGCCGCTCTTAATTCATCGTCACCCAAATACAGCAGGTGGACGTTGAAACCAGCCGTGTACTGCTGTAATATAGGTTCGAGCGCAGGTTGACCGCTGGTGCACACAACATCAAATCCAGACTTGCTGCTGAGTCTAGATAAAGCTTGAAAAAAAGCAATCGTATTTTTATAACCGTTGAATCCTAAACGTTCTCCAATTATTAAAAAGTAGGGCTTTTCAATCCGGTGTGCAGTTTTAAACGTGGCAATTTCTGGTAAACTAGAAGGATAAAAATGTTTTTGAATGCCGCAGCGAGCGACAGTAATGGATGGGAGAGATATTTCTGGGAAAAACTTTACTAAGTCGCGGGCTGTGCTTTGGGAAATGGCGATGTAGGAAGCTGCTTGGCGGATAGCGCGATGTTTTTCTCGCCACATGGGATTATTGAGGTCAGCTCCGGTAACTTCGGGTATCATGTCATAGGCGACAAATGCCGATCGCGCAGTCAGCGGTGTTGTATAGTAGGTAGAGACAAATAAATCTGCATTTTCGCGATCGCACATTTGCTGCAACATTTGTCTGTCAGCATCAGTTTTGTTGTAATCGTAAACCGGAATCGACCGATATTCAATGCCCGCAATCTTCGGTATTGTGCCCGCGCGGTCTAACATAACTATATGCTGAGCAAAACCATCTTTTACCCATTCTGCCATCAAAGACTGCCAAACGCGAGCAATCCCGCTTCTTTGCTGACTTTGAAAAAATATACCGTCAATAACTATTTTCATGGTGAGTTTCCTGTAAAATTACCGTAAAGCAGTTCGATAAGCAGCGATAGTTTGCTGAGTGCACCTTTCCCAGCTAAAAAGTTTAGCTTGCGCCAAAGATTTTACAGACATACTCGAACGCAGTGACGAATTGTTGTAGATTTCCAGCATACTATGACACAGCGCGTCCGTATCTTTTGGGTCTACCATAATTCCCGCTTCCCCAACCACTTCGGGAAGCGAAGATGTATTCGAGGTAATCACAGGTACACCACACTGCATCGCCTCCAGTGGCGGCAAACCAAAACCTTCATAAAACGACGGATAGACAAACGCTAAAGCACTGCTATAAAGCGCCGCCAAATCAGATTCTGGCACATATCCTGTAAAAATTATCCGTTCTTTGAGGAAGTTTTTCTGAGATATTTCTTCCATAATTTTGTCGTATTTCCAGCCCCGAGTCCCGACTAGCACCAGATATAAATCTTTGATCTTTTGTTCCTCAATTAGTTTCGCAAAACTGCGAATTGCACCGTCGAGATTTTTGCGCGGTTCCAACGTACCCAAACTCAAAATATAAGGAGCATCGGGAATGCCGTATTTGTTGCGAGTCGATGCAAGTTTTGCCGCATCAGCGCAGGGATAAAAGATACTCGGCTCCGCAGCCAGAGGCGTGACAAAAACTCTCGACTCGTCTATGTTTAGATAATTGCACAAATCGTTTTTTGTGGAATGCGATATGCAAGTCACCCAGTCTTTCTGAGAAATGCTTGCTAAAGTTTTTTTGTAAAGTAGAGGAATTTGTTCGCTCAGCAGAAACTGCGGATATAAAATTGGAATTAAGTCATAAATAGTTAGAAATGCTTGCACGTTGTTTGCTTGCTGAACAGATGCAGGAATTTCATCGTAGGGAGAGTGAAAAATATCGACTGCATCTAAGTTGCGAGAGTCGATAGCATTAGCATAACCGCCCATCATTCTCAGCGTGTTTTCTAGATGATTTTTAACTTGTTCTAAAAATAGCTTGTCCTCTGCGATATTGCTCGCCTCATTAATTTTTGTTTGACAACCCACCAGATTGTAAGTATCGAGGAGCTTTTTGTGGAAAATCCGGGAAAAGCTGGAGTGCAGCAGGGGAACTTTTGCTAATTTAGGATTAGATTGTAGGTAATCGAGACTAGCATCTAGCAACTGAAAATACTGACTGACACTAAAGAGCAAATCACATTCTGGCGAGGCAGTCAATCCTTCTGCAAGACTTTCCACCACTCGGAAGATTCCGGTGCGAGCGCGCGAATGCAAATATCCTTGTCCGAGGACAGAAATATCGTAGATAACTTTGATTGGCTCTAGATTTGATG of Microcoleus sp. bin38.metabat.b11b12b14.051 contains these proteins:
- a CDS encoding CNNM domain-containing protein; amino-acid sequence: MNNLTCLEIEVAETLLRLAMLLGLTLLIAFFVASELALVSADRHQIRQLAQLPDRPNAKTAQLVHQAQNNIPHYLSVTQTGTTAGSLLLGWLGEGATVHWIEPWIDKLPIGHFPAMLTAHSIAVPVAFIFVTYIEIVLGELIPKVLATHAPERTALLLMPALEICSKILWPLLAVLNGTVRLLTGSITSKPSEPLLPASEATLIEKDAHSALISGVWEVTAVNEKLGINLPTNQAYQTIAGFAIHTFGKMPAQGDRLLWGELEIEAAEVVEGSLETVLLRQVTRPLFEPKHPELVLN
- a CDS encoding HNH endonuclease produces the protein MQKSVDENNINPGEQLREFIKQIFPADVKNDSFISRIDYILQADGELRDLVYNSTINYVLRRLIVTADYFQRKCKKEDKGNEKFITDLRAFLKDDMRFPEKHIGKIIALIRECLDKRNADVADSTKHNIRKRARNNNKACYICGGELEFDIGDSYNSVQVEHKWPKAMGGSSHNFNLEVACPKCNCKKSDHIDASDFHYEKICLVSDENDKHFSTEMNREYELALWAKREFKCSICEKSAADAGKLKFGRKNPNDSWHFLNIEIFCEKHHKIRG
- a CDS encoding YihY/virulence factor BrkB family protein, whose amino-acid sequence is MNLKTVISLLKQTFAEWQEDKAPTLAAALAYYTVFSLAPLLIIVIAIVGLVFGADAAQGQIVGQLQSLIGKDGAQTVQELILKASEPKSGMIATLVGIATLLWGASNVFTNLKEALNTIWNVSPPPGRGIWGFLQDRVLSFAMILGIGFLLLVSLVISAVLAAVSFWLNGLLHLPVNIWQIVDFAISFGVVTLLFALIYKLLPDVDLAWNDVWIGAAITSVLFTIGKSLIGVYLGGSGIASTYGAAGSFVIILLWINYSAQILFLGAEFTQVWANRYGSRMRASRNSTLHSEKGESPTGKHRNNS
- a CDS encoding type II toxin-antitoxin system PemK/MazF family toxin, which encodes MPSYSKNDIILVRYPFSDLSSSKVRPAIVVSAPHVSQDIMIVPLTSKTASLLEGEFVLAEWSTAGLNVATAVKRGLYTVHESLVLTTIGKLADSDAERLEQSLRGWLGL
- a CDS encoding DGQHR domain-containing protein; this translates as MTEHRCYFGSLISQRTDEKVTRFFVFNARAKDLKEWLGIRRIKDVKKGAQRVLRKARASAVTKFIEASSINTIPNSILIAFDPEKAKFTSLSTKISEGIIQTKSSLENPVDIFNACYNQLDWGIIEFSFEHNEPEDTKPALIVDGQHRLYGMSEFDKEDLPITVVSLIDANRQEQAFQFIVVNNKAVRVSAENVKSIVADFNEDELEKRLVLARVKYGDKPLILRSLNDSPSSPFQNLLDWSYNREITEETHLVPITAIEQTMRYIRKSFTVLENDEDSLIEFFCATWRAVKGNYPELFGKNNQFMRKANISAFNEYITDRLVYFWEMDLLDVFESDEIEEKVLDIIKRLPKEFWLKNWKLRIQDTPNFRDIIKNDLKTIITNSKLGKDWMNGLELIETEE